Proteins encoded together in one Coffea arabica cultivar ET-39 chromosome 2c, Coffea Arabica ET-39 HiFi, whole genome shotgun sequence window:
- the LOC140035685 gene encoding uncharacterized protein: MDRQVIGRSRGRPTRQHPEAGGDREPEVDQDQGQEGVAGDRVATAIDRITEVLKRLTERQTTEPVHQPGGPVDSDDRALERFLKFGPPKFYGGPEPEVAEGWWERITEIFAALNYTEERKVTFATFQFEGAARSWWNLEKREDDFIRCKQGAMSVAEYEVQFTKLSRFAPELIATEQRRVRRFVQGLNVELQESLAAVRIDTFAEVVERAQRVEVARAQVKSFQSKKRFAPSSSREPTFGNAPPAKVDRGTSGVNSSGAPRGAQARGNGARNAGGRNIGARGGPIGRGQPRNRPQGGRAIVPQVTCAYCKKPGHSMDSCWKKQGRCLRCGSSEHQISGCPKVQEGTPQKARPNTSGGSRPTVPARVYAIDDQPVPDSSEVVEGTLPIFHRLAKVLIDPGATHSFVNPSFMSGIDVQPVRLPYDLEVRTPMGNKKVTTNLTYRNCEFWVGERKMLVDLISLDIKGYDVIIGMDFLGHHHAKLDCRAKVVEFCIPGEATLRLDVKGRLASSAMVSGIRARKMLSKGAQGFIAFLINTPSDQVRLEDVLVVREFSDVFPEELTTLPPEKEVEFKIDLVPGTAPISKTPYRMAPAELKELKIQLQDLLEKGFVKESDSPWGAPVLFVKKKDGSLRLCIDYRGLNEVTIKNKYPLPLIDSLFDQLQGSVVFSKLDLRQGYYQLKIKKEDIPKTAFSYYRRFIQDFSKIAGPMTELTKKGNKFIWTPKCESSFQELKRRLTSAPVLVLPDGDEGYAVYSDASGEGKANVVADALSRKAQIAGLMVKEWDMLEEISNWNPRLEKLKILFGNLSLKSPLLEHIKEAQESDPVIQKNLEKVQKGEILDFKLGSEGVLRFRDRIVIPADEEIRKEILEESHRSKYTIHPGVTKMYHDVKSLYWWEGLKKDVAEYVQKCLTCQQVKAEYQKPSEQREDINANDTATDELKQETPPTLPPPPQDKSRRSIKEMRPSSRYNPNKYVLLTDGGEPKFYNDALEHERKEN, encoded by the exons ATGGATcgccaagtgataggaaggagCCGGGGAAGACCCACTAGACAACACCCGGAAGCGGGTGGTGATAGGGAACCCGAGGTCGATCAAGACCAAGGGCAGGAAGGTGTGGCCGGAGATCGGGTGGCCACCGCAATTGACCGTATTACTGAAGTTCTCAAGCGATTGACTGAGCGCCAAACCACTGAACCAGTGCATCAACCAGGAGGCCCAGTTGACTCCGATGATCGGGCACTGGAaaggtttttgaaatttggaCCTCCCAAATTTTATGGAGGACCCGAGCCGGAAGTGGCCGAAGGCTGGTGGGAGAGAATCACTGAGATTTTCGCCGCCTTGAACTATACCGAGGAGCGAAAAGTGACTTTTGCTAccttccagtttgagggagctgcCCGCTCCTGGTGGAACCTG gagaagagagaggatgatttcATTAGATGCAAACAAGGGGCGATGAGTGTCGCCGAGTATGAAGTCCAGTTCACAAAGCTGTCACGCTTTGCACCTGAGTTGATAGCCACCGAGCAAAGGCGTGTTCGGAGGTTTGTgcagggtttgaatgtggaaCTACAGGAAAGTTTAGCTGCTGTAAGGATAGATACCTTCGCTGAGGTTGTTGAAAGAGCGCAGCGAGTTGAAGTAGCCAGAGCTCAAGTGAAGTCTTTTCAGTCCAAGAAAAGATTTGCTCCTAGCAGTAGTCGGGAGCCGACTTTTGGGAATGCTCCACCGGCCAAAGTGGACCGAGGAACTAGTGGAGTGAATAGTTCTGGAGCACCACGAGGCGCCCAAGCAAGAGGAAACGGGGCCAGGAATGCAGGAGGACGAAATATTGGAGCTAGAGGGGGACCAATTGGAAGAGGACAACCTAGGAATCGGCCGCAAGGGGGTCGAGCAATAGTTCCTCAAGTGACATGTGCTTATTGCAAGAAACCTGGTCATTCTATGGATAGTTGCTGGAAGAAGCAAGGAAGGTGCTTGAGATGTGGAAGTAGTGAGCACCAAATCTCAGGATGTCCAAAGGTGCAGGAAGGGACTCCTCAGAAAGCTAGACCAAACACTTCTGGAGGGAGCCGGCCAACAGTTCCTGCCAGAGTGTATGCTATAGATGATCAACCCGTACCTGATTCCTCGGAAGTTGTGGAAGGTACACTTCCAATTTTTCATAGATTAGCTAAAGTGTTAATTGACCCTGGTGCAACGCATTCATTTGTAAATCCATCTTTTATGTCTGGAATAGATGTGCAACCCGTTAGATTACCCTATGATCTTGAAGTTAGGACACCAATGGGTAATAAGAAGGTGACCACTAACTTGACTTATAGGAATTGCGAATTCTGGGTTGGAGAGCGAAAAATGTTAGTGGATCTGATCAGTTTGGATATAAAAGGTTATGATGTTATCATAGGAATGGATTTCCTAGGTCACCATCATGCTAAGCTTGATTGCCGAGCGAAAGTGGTGGAGTTTTGTATACCTGGAGAAGCAACCCTGAGGTTAGATGTCAAAGGTAGGTTAGCATCTTCTGCTATGGTCTCGGGAATACGGGCAAGGAAAATGTTATCtaaaggagctcaaggtttCATAGCCTTCTTGATCAATACTCCCAGTGATCAAGTAAGATTAGAAGATGTGCTAGTGGTACGGGAATTTTCGGATGTTTTCCCTGAAGAATTAACGACTTTACCGCCGGAGAAAGAAGTGGAGTTTAAAATCGATTTGGTGCCTGGGACGGCTCCAATTTCTAAGACTccgtaccgaatggctcctgccgagCTTAAAGAGTTGAAAATCCAATTACAAGACCTGTTGGAGAAAGGTTTCGTGAAGGAAAGTGACTCACCATGGGGAGCGCCcgttctatttgttaagaaaaaggacgggagtttgaggCTATGTATCGATTATCGAGGGTTAAATGAGGttactattaagaataaataccctctaccgTTGATTGATAGTTTGTTCGACCAACTGCAAGGATCAGTGGTCTTCTCTAAGTTGGATTTAAGGCAAGGGTATTACCAGCTGAAGATTAAGAAGGAagacatacccaagactgctttta GTTATTATAGGCGAtttatccaggatttttcgaagaTTGCAGGACCTATGACCGAGCTAACCAAGAAAGGAAATAAGTTTATCTGGACTCCAAAATGCGagtcaagttttcaggagttaaagaggCGTTTAACATCCGCTCCTGTTTTGGTGTTACCTGACGGAGACGAAGGTTATGCCGTGTACTCCGATGCCTCTGGAGAAG gaaaagcaaatgtggtagctgacGCTTTAAGTAGAAAGGCCCAAATAGCGGGGTTGATGGTTAAAGAATGGGACATGCTAGAAGAAATAAGTAATTGGAACCCTCGCTTGGAGAAATTGAAGATATTATTTGGGAATCTATCTCTGAAATCACCATTACTAGAGCATATTAAGGAGGCTCAGGAATCGGACCCTGTGATTCAGAAGAATTTggagaaagtgcaaaaaggggaaATCCTAGATTTTAAATTGGGGTCTGAAGGTGTATTGAGGTTCCGAGATCGTATTGTGATTCCGGCAGATGAAGAGatcagaaaagaaattttggaagaatcaCATCGATCAAAGTATACTATACATCCAGGAGTGACCAAGATGTATCATGATGTGAAGAGTTTATATTGGTGGGAAGGTTTGAAAAAGGACGTGGCAGAGTATGTACAGAAATGTTTAACttgccaacaagtaaaagcaGAGTATCAGAAGCCCTCTG